The genome window GCTTCAAATGGGAAAAATTAAGGGAATGGTCCTAATGACACTCAAGCCCACCTCCCAAGAACAGATGAGGCTGGAGCAGAAGAGCAATATGTATGTCTAACCCACTGGGAGGTTCCGGGTTCCGAATTTTTCCCTTGGGTACTACGAAAGAAGGGCGGGCGAGCAGCTTCCAGCCCTTTCCGGTGGAACTGTCCCAGCGCTCCCCAAGGACCCCCCTTTCACAGCCTGCCCTAGCAGGAAGCGAACCTGGCCGCAACGACTGACCCACTGCGCAGCTTCCTGGTCTGGAGGAAAACCCGACACCCTGTAGGACAGTCTTGCTCAGAAGTCAGGAGACTGATTCCCTTCGGTCTCGGGGCTCCCATTTTACCCGGTGTTTAAAAGTTCCTCACCTAAAACACTCCTCAGTTCCAACGCCTCTGCAGGCCAAACAACTCCCACCGGATTCAAATGAGCGGGCTCTGCCCCGCGCATGCGCTTCCGCGGGTACAAAGGGTCGGCAGGGCGGAGCCGCGCGCTCTGCTGAAGCCTGATTGGTTGGGTCACAGCTCTCTGGCGCGAGGCGGCGCGCGCGCGGGCGCTGACGCAAACCCAATTCCTCAGAGCCGCCGGCCCCACCCGCCCGACCCGGGGACGAGCTGGCTAGTGGGCGGTTGCTGCTGAAATCAGCTGATTGGCTGACGTTCCCACTGTTCTAATATTGTTTGCGCCCGTCACTGTGCGTAAAACAGAACAATTAGCGTCTTGGTTCTTGAATTTAACAAGACCAATTATAGTGATCCTTTTGCTCAGATTGACCCCAAATGTTGGGACTTTGAATCTGTAGGAAAATATGAAACTGCAAACTTCTCAATAAAGGCTGCTTCTCCCATGCTGGGCAAGAGAGTTAGGTTGAAGGATCTGAGACCTCTGACGCTGTCGCTAGGAGGTGGGGGGAAAGGACGGCTGAATTTGCCCTCCTTTTACCGAGGATGGGCATGCATACCTTCTACGGTTTGCTGGAAATGTACGTCCTAAGCCAGATATGGCATCTTCTACGTAGTCGGCCAGTCAACACCTAAAGATTCCTAACTTTGAGGAATCGATGGACCTTAAAGAAACTGGCTAAAACAGCAACAAGGTCTTAGTCTGAGACCTGAGCTTAGTCCCTAGTTTAATCTCTTACTAGAGTAGGAACTGgagaggaaagataaaaatttaatgaCTTTCACTGATTTTTCATAAACTGTAGGCAAATTTGCAATCTCGGGGAGAGATGAAGAATCAGACTAAGTTGATGTATTTGGGAAAGAGTACAGCAAAAATGATTATTTACCACATCTTACATGGTTTTCAAAGTACTTTCAAGAGCTCTAATCATGCAGGAGAACTGAGTGTTCAATATTTTCTATGATGGCTGCTCTTCCTTATCTAGTAAAACTGAAcatttctcatcatttttttttacagctttaatCATTTCATAGACTCAAAGGTAAATTGGAAAGAATTTTAAGCCTTCAATCCCCTTACTTTTGTAAATGATATTGAGGCTCTGAGTGGTAAAATAACTTGCCTAATGTGACAAGTCTGTGGCACTGAAATTTGTGCCAGTTTGTGGAACCAGTATTTATGAGAGATACTGGTTCATCTTTATTTAATATACCTGCAATTATTTCTGAAATCATTCTTCTACCTTACCTTGGCATCACCTAACGAAGCAGAACTCCCCAAACCTGGGAATTGTATTGAGATCCTAATTTTGTGGCTTTCTGTCTTCTGACATCACAAAAGTGTAAGGAAACTTAAATGAGACTGGAAAGTTGGTAAGCTCTAGTATATTAAGTTATTGTACTTCCTCTTCTCTTTATTCTCCTCCCTCATCCACTCAAAAATAAAACAGCCTGAATCCCATGATAGGACCCTTTCTTTCCAGATTTTCATGATTTGTCCAGACCATTTCCTCCaaacttcaaaaatttttattttgaaagaatgagagaaataagACAGAGAGGTATCAATTAACAAGAACAATGACACTgaagaaaatacaataactggtactccccacacacacaacacccccacccctttccccaatCCCTGGCACAACAATATTAAAACCATCAAAGCACATCTAACAAGGAGAAGCAGCAGTATGTAATTAAGAAAGCAAATTTTCATACTGCTCAATCCAACTAACCCCTATCAAATGTCCTTCCCCCAGCTAAACTCCACCCACTGGAATGATAAAGAGGTGTAGAGGAGACAACCATGGGGGTAACTTGGATCTCTGCTTACACTAGCAAAGTTCAGTGAAAATTCAAAAGGAATAGTGAACCTGTTTGGCAGGGAAACACTGGATACAGCTCCTCTGTCGAATTTTAGATGATTTAAGAGAACAGCTTGAGATTCACAGACTTCTAACAGGACTAATCCTTGCTCCCTCAACTGCAACAGTGGAGCAGCTGCCAAATCCTGTTTAGCTGCTGAGAACAGGGGAAGTGAGGCAGCTTTTGGCTTAAGAAAATCCGAAAAAGATGTCTGATAAAAAGTTTACTGTTTCAGTTTCCAACCGTGAGTAAAGGAGATTAGTAGGTTGGGCTCCAACAAAGGCAAGGTGAAACTTCCAATTTTATCACTTGAAGAATTAGATTATCTATTGACTACATATTTCCCTTATTTACTTAAACTCAATGTGGAGTATTTAATTAAACAACAATTTCAACAACTGTTAAAGTAGAGGTTAATTCATTTTACAAGTAACTCAGTGTCTCAAATTAAAGGAACTTTTCCTAAAGTGGTAGGTTTGAGTTTTGAGCTTAATCTAGTGAGGGATTCCCCCATCCCATGGGAACACATAGTTTTATACCAAGAAGTAAGTAGGATTCTCTTTATAggagatttattttattctgccTTCACTAGAATCAGTCTATAAAGGGAAGGATATCTATGCAGGATTAGTTCAAAATCAGAGCCTTCTCCTTCACACATGTGTGcgaacgaacacacacacacagagtaagtaACATTTTCCCACATATAATCTCACAGTCACATGCTTGCTGGAGTCCATCTCACGAATACACTTCAAGAGTTAGCCATATACATGTACATGCAGCAAGATGTGAGAGTTGCCCCAGAGTGATTACAGGTGGTGCACATACGTCTATGTGGGGAGGTCATTATAGGGTATAGGTGTACACAAGCCAATAGGAGCATTAACTTGCAGGTTATATTTGTCCCTTTTCCCCCAAGataaatcaaatgaaaaacaCGCACTGACATCTTCCTGGGTGTCATGGAAGCAACTGCCTGGAAGGTCCACTTTTTGCTCTTCCGCTTTTCTACGACAATTTCATTTTGCCCTGAGGGGCCTTCTCATATAAGGACGGCGGCTCCTCGGTATTCCCCGCATTGCTGGCACTCCCCGCATTCCCTGGCAGCGAGGATTTCTTCTCAGAGGACCGGTCTTCGGGCTTTCGGGCAATGAGCAGGCGGCAGGTGAGCAGGATTCCGAACACCAGGGCATGCGCGTAGCGTTTGAGAGGATCACCAACTAGCTGGTGGAAGAAGAGGACAGCCAACACCAGCAAGAGCAGGAAGAAGTTGGCCACATCTTTGGGACGCCCAGGCACAAGGGTCATGACAATGCCACAGGCCACCTCAAGAGCACCAATGCTTTTGCGGAGGAGAATGGAATTGATCCCCATTTTCTTCAGCAGAGGGAGCGCTCGAACATAGCTCTTGTAAGCACGTTTCTAGAGTGGAATACCATAAGGAAATCGCTGCATTAACCATGATTTCAGCATTAGAATGAAGAAAACACAAGCAAGATTCTTCTTCCCCACCATTCCCTTTCCATACCAGCCAAGAGtgtcctattctttttttttactgtgtccCCTAAATAAAAGCCTTGTAATTAAGGAAAAAAGCAAGCAATCTGCTGAGATCCTTGTGATTTTAACTCTACTAACAGCACCAAAGGTAAGAGAATTTggctttatagtttaaaaaaacattttttttttggcctcgccacgtaggcagcatgtgggatgcgggatcctagttccctaaTGGGGGATCAaagccatgccccctgcagtggaagcgcctttttaaaaaaacatctgATTATAAATCATAAACAAcattaagaatttaaaagaaaattcattagGCCCATAAAAACTGGTACGGATTAGCCATATCCACATTTTCCAATAGGCAGCCTACCTTGTCCAAACCCAGATGCATATGAATaccaacaaaaaccaaacaaggcGGTAAGGCCTCACTAATTTGGACTTCCCTAATTTGGGATTTGTGATAATTCAAAAAAGAGCTAagttggagtttacttttgtggaatcttttttttttttaaagtgtgtgctaagcaaatagaaaaattttaatgtaagtaAATGTTAGCCCCTTATATAGCTTTAAAATACGGTAAGACAAAAATCATTCTTATGGTCATTGAGATAAATCCCTAGGCTTTTACAAGACACTACTTTGATTAGCCTGGTTCAAGTTCATTAACTAATgttttaattcaataaacatttatcaaatacctATTATGGATTATGTGATGGAGATATAGAAATGAATATGACAGGGTCAAGAAGCTCTAGGTCTAGTGAGGGGAACAGATGCAtaaacaacattataaagcagcATGGTTAGTGGTATATAATAGAGTCCTGTACAAGGTCTAATTGCAGCCCAAAGGCAGATGTCATGGAACAGAGAAGGGAGGCACTGGATATACCAAAGTAATAGAATCATCCTGACCTTAGAGTAATAGATAATCATATTTTTCACTATTCAGATTGGCCCAATCCTCATTTTGTAGTAAACTGATGAGATTTTATCAAGTGTCTTTCTGGTTTTGCCCACTACTTTGTTTTTATGAAGTatccattaattcattcactATTTATAAGTGCCTCCTTGTGCTAGGTATTGTACTCAGTACTCCAGATACAGATATCAGTCATTCAAAAGCCCTGCCTTCCTGAAGTTTGAGTTTATAAGAAGAAAAGTTATGGAAGTACATAAGTGCAATAAAGTATTATGGGTGCTGAAATAAATTATGTAGTAGGTACAGTGGAGGCACACCAGAGTGGTCAAATCTCCCTAGATGGGGACTGAGAAAAGCTAGAGTGGAATCTTAAAAGAAGAGCAGGTGTTTGCAAGATCAATAAGGGAAGGGCATCACAGGCAGAGGAAGCTGGATGAGCAAAGATCCTGAAACACAAAATAGACTGGCATGTTTCGAACACTGCCCCAGCTCAGCATaggttgggggaaggagggggaaagggTAAGACATGAGACAAAGAAGACAGATATGAATTAGATCATGGAGTGTTGCGCTGTGGAGCTGGACTTTATCCTATAAGCCAGGGAacaacataattttcttttaaggaagGTCCCTCTGGAAGTAGCATGGAGGATGGATTGGAAGGTATATGCCTGGAAGGGAGGAGATCAGATAAGAGACCTGGACTAGAGTAATGACAGGATAGAGGGAAGGGGACAGAGTCAAAGACACTTTGAATGCAAAATCAACAGGAATTAATGTTATTGAATGTGGACACTGAGGGAAAGGCAGAAGTCAAGAATGCATCTGGAAGAAGAGGGGGATGGGGCAGGAAGGAATGAGGAAATCAATTTGGagttttttagttgaagtatctCTGAGACATCTAAGTGGAGATGTCTGGTAGGCAGCTTAGTAACAGAGGTCTGGGGTAAAGATACAGAATTGATAGTTATCAGTATGCCCAGGTAGAATGTATACAGTGGGAAAATTTGTGTGAcgacatttaaaaaatgggaggaggaagagagtccACAAAATAGACAGAAGCAGGTGTGGTcagaaaagtagaaggaaaaccaggagagatGGGGTCATAAGggccaagaatttttttttttttatatttcttttttttttttttttttttggcacacgggcttagttgctccgcggcatgtgggagctccgcggcatgtgggatcttcctggagctggaatcgaacctgtgacctctgcattggcaggcggatccttaaccactgcgccacctaggaagccccagggccAAGAATTTTAAGAAGAGAATAGTCATGAGCACCAGATGCAAAACAAGTATTATAAGAATCAGGCAGAAAGCCAACTTGACCTGTCAGGAGCATCTGGCACTTAGAATAGTGTTCACACACTCTAGTTTGGAACAAATGTTAACTCATTTCTCTAGTGAATGTGCCTTTATTTCATGGATTAATTATCATGAGTGACACAAGATAATCCTTTATAAGTACTGTTTCAAGACCAGTGGTTTAGTAAAAAATAATAGGTCTGGATTCAAACAGGCTTGGTTTCAAATCCCATCTCTGTCATTTTCTAGTTGGGTGTCCCTGGGCAAATTatttgccctctctgagcctcattttcctgaGCTGGGCTGGGACTAAGATGAAGTGAGTAAGGCTATGTCTCCTGAGTGCAAAATTTAAGAAGGCACCAAAACACTCACTGATTAAGGCAAATAATATCCACAACAAACAAAACATCACAACTTTAAATAGAGGCGGGATCTGATTCTGCACTTGTACAACCCTACCTCACACCTCTTCCTAATCCTGGCCCTGTCAGATTCTGTCTTTATTTACCTTTATTCACCTCTAGTCCCTACCCTGTTCCTGAGCATATAAGGAAATACAAAGTATCAGTcgttcttcctccctcttcctatTTTAGGTTAAATCAGGGATTTTCAGAGAGAAATTAGGAGAGAGGTTGACCAGTAGGCAGAGTAAAACCCTGGGCTGAACTGAGTGAGACCCATGTGGAGCAGAGCAGAGCTGAGCTGAGGGTTAGGGCATCTGGTGGTTTCCTCTCACTATTAACCTAGATGCCAGCTgcccactctctctccctctacacTCTGGTGATGGTAGCCCCTGGTGAGGGGACATGAGGGAAAGAAATCTAGACCCAAGAGTTTTCCTTAACACTTTTAAGCTAGGACCTTTTAAAATTAGCAACACAAAGCTCCCCAAGAGGCAGTTCCTTCTGACATAATGAACACCGGAAGCAGGATGAGTTTCTTACAGTCAGTTCAGAGCCAAGACTTCCAGATGCTGACTGAATGGCTTCTGGAAATGTTCCTTTTTTGCCTAGGGCTAACCACTCATTCAAGAATAGATTTTTATCTGTACTATAGTGTCATTTGTAGGCCAAATTCCAGGTCTCCATTTGCTGTAACTCCATATTACTTTTTCAGTTGTTTATCTAACCTCTTAAACTGCAGCTGTGGATATTTTTATGCAGAAGttgcctctttccttcttttctcaagAGGAAACTGCATGTGGATAAGCCATTTCATCAAATCTTTAGTTCAAAGCTGAGTAGGTACAGATAGCATCTATTCTCCAGGACTCCAGACAAGGAATGTTTGACTTGTTAGAGATGGAACTAAGCTTGGATGAGGCCTTGACAGTATAGGACGCCCTTTATTCTTTCTCCTGTGGAGTAGGATAGAGACATCAAAAGTATACTACTATTGCCAGCCCGAACAATGCTTGGTCCAGGCCACCTCAATTCCAACAATAGAAGGGTCACATGTCTTAAGTCTATAGTAATTAGATCTCTAAAGACTTTAATTGTTCTGACAGTAAGAATAAAGAGAGTTGACTGAGTCATTCTCCTAAAAGGCTCTTGCAATTCACTTTGTTaggtctgtttgtttttcattgccCTGACCCAGACCCTGTAACCACAGTTTCCTTATaggggaaggaagcaggagaaagGTTTTAGTCAAATGTTTCAAATCCCTTTAATCAAAGGCAGTCATCTAGCAGTAGCCTTGGGCCAAGCTAAGCTAAATTCCAATTTTAGTTTTGACCCTAAATTGCTTGGAGAAAATTACTACCTATTTTattacctcagtttccccttttgtaaATTAAATGAGTATTTTGGAGATTTCGTCAAAGAATCATAACGTCATAGCATCAACCAAGGGCCATGCACACCTATTTTATGATTAATGAACCACACAATTAGAAATCCATACGTTTGCAAGCCacagtaattattttaatgataataGCAATGATTCAGCAGGTCCATCTTTATGTATGAGACAATATGATTCAGACATGAGTCAAGGGacatcctaggtggtgcagtggttaagaattcgcctgccaatgcaggggacacgggttcgatccctgctccatgaagatcccacatgctgcggagcaattaagcccctgtgccagaacaacaacaacaaaaaaaacagacatgAGTCAAAAGCATATGGAGCCTTTCTTTagtcatacttttttctttttatcatttattcttcataacaCCCCAGGGTCCATGATCTCATATTAATTACATTAAACTTGAACAGCTCACAACTGCCTAATAATATTCATCTTAGATTACAATTAATTACCGATCTGAGCCAGCTAACAGGACAAAATGGGAACAGAGGGCAAGTGATTTGGTTCGCTTTAGTTCATTTATGCTAgttaggtaaaagaaaaaaaataattcaactaATATaccatataattccatttatatgaagttcaaaaacaggtaaaactaaCCTATATTGTTGAAAGTCAAGATTTAACCTTGGGGAGGTAGTAATCGGAAGGGGCCATGAGAGAGGTTTCTGGGATGCTGgtcatgttctgtttcttgatatgGGTGGGTTACATAGGGGGATTCGGCAAATTCCTCAAACTGTACACTTAGGTGCACATTTCCATatgtatgttatacttcaatacaatttaCAGTGAAAAAAACTATATGAAAGCAGAAGAGGGCAACATATATTTTGGCTAAAAATCTCAACCTGGTTGATATCTTAGACCATAAAGGCTACGTAAAGGCTGCAAAATTTACTGTCTCAAGGAGGATTTCCCTGAATCTCTGTAGGAAAAAAAGCCATATGCGGATCATAGATCATTTCTTAAATGCAGTAAAAAGCCATCACATGTTTAACTGCCAAATATCCACGAGaatgaaaaacactttttaagCAGTTCTACTTTCCACTGTCATATAATGCCCACTAAAAAGGAAGCTGGCGAACCTGGTTCTACTAACCAAAGTGGATCCCTTCCAGATTGCATCTAAGGGGAGAAGGGTCTGACTTCCACTGTCAATCAAAAGCTGCTCTGAAACAAGCACAGCTGTTGGCCATTGAGAGGCTACAATCTCCCTGGCATAAATTCCAACGTAGTTTAACTTAGAATGGCTAGCTGTGTGAACTAAGCAAAGTCACTTCATATCTCAAGGTCAGTTACTACCTCAGAGAACAGTCTAAGCATCAGTAAATTACTATCTTATTATATAGTTGGAAAGCAATTAATAGTGTGATTGGAAGCATAAAAGATCACCTATGGACAGTAAATAAACTGTGCAAACCTATGTGGAGTATTTCCCTAGGGAAATACTGAAACCCTGGGGAAATACTGGAGGGCATTTAACCATAAATAACCAAATCATTCGAAGCAACAACAAACCTTTCCTATGAGGGGATGCAAAGAAGCGGCAGAGACTTACCCTGTCAGAGACTTGCCCTATCTTCCTCAGGGTCAAAATCCTTTGGCTTCAATGTGACAGGGGTTTTGGTGTTTTCTTACTATTCCATTCGTGGCCCTTTGTGCTTATAGGATGGAACCACAGCTACAAAGAGCTGAATACCAAATTCAGAGCAAGTCAACCATTCATATGTTAAATTGCTTAGCAGCATTTGTATGTGCTGTCTCCCAATTTCAAGTGAATTAACGAAGGCTTTTAGTCAAGGGAGTGGTCAGTCGTGTAGAATTCACGCAGGATTTAGAGTACTCTGTAATGACACTTGCTAAATTGAGGGGAGGTATGGTGTGACACATACCAAACAGGCATCCGGAAATTCTGCACAGGATCCACTGTGCATTACCCAGCAGCAAGTGTGGAGTTTTCTATATTAGCTGACTGCATAGAGTTCTGTTCACCAGGGCATAAGGAAATAGCATCTTGCTCTTTTAAATGCCTGATTTCAACCCCTTAAACTGGCCATTCAAATTAGTCAGGAAACCACTGCATAAAATAGAATCAATTATCATGACCTCAACCCAGAGCATTTCTTGAACACCTACCATATTCATACACTGTACTAGATGCTTCCATGTGTAATCTCAGTTAATATTTACAACTTCCtgtggtaggtattattattctcatttttacagatgaggaaactgagacactaAGAGTGTCAAGTCTTGAACCCAAACCTACATGACTCAAAGCCTGTACTCTTTCCACTAATCTTTCCTGGCTTCCCCAATAAAGACAGGAAAGAAGTTCATAGTCATTTGTCTGTTTGGTTTTTAGCAGTGAGTCTCCATGGAGGGGATAACACCTAAGCATAACACTAATGACtttagaacaagaaaaaaatagttgacagagaagcaaaaaaaaatctaaatttgaaAAATGGGTCTCAAAGTAAAATGAAACCCCAAAATATGGGATTAGAGCAGTGGAACTGGtaccaaaaaaggagaaaaaatgtgcCAGATATTTTCAAGAATCGGTTGTAAGTTCTGACATCCAAAAAAGCAGTTGTGACCATTAATGACTCCCCTACTGGGAATGTTGAGTCACAGACTTGGTTTCTAATCTGCTCCAACAGAGGCTTATGCTAGGATCTTGGATAAGTCATTAAACTTGCTCTGTTTCAGTTTATCCATCAGTAAAATaagcataactttaaaaaatgaatctacCTCATAGGGatgttttaaagaacaaataatcaTAAACAACAAGAGCAACAACACCACCTTGAGATTTTGTATGAAAAGCCACTGCAGTCAATATATGATTAACTCCATTAATGCAGAGGAATCACTcctaaatggaaaacagaaaatcccAGATAATCATCCCAGCTGATCTCTGGTTGGGGTCCTGAGGGGCTGTAACCTGCTTCTAAGAGGCAAGAGATGGCTTCTGAACTGTATCATCAAGAGCTAACCAGAGAAATCTGAAGGGTAGTGACCAGCCAAGACAATGCTACaatgactcattcattcatccagccaCTCAACAAATATAAATTGAGCACCTTCTTTGTACTAGAACTGAATTGTGCCCACTTCTTATGGGTTCATCAATAAAGCTGGGCCGGCCCAGGGACTATGCAGTGGGCCCTATGCCAGAAAGCCATCTCTAGCCTGGGGCCCAATGCTCAATGCAGGAGGGGACCCTCGAAAAGGGCAGTCTGAAAATCCTCCTCAAGCTTCATACTACTGTGAAGTTTTCCTCCCAGCTAGATATAGTTCTTCCATTGCCTCCAGATGCCCCTGAGCACAGAAGCACAGAattgtgcatacacacacacacacacacaatggttcTGTACTGCTGTATTAGATTATACCTATTCAAATATATTCCTTTGTATGATGTGGAATCTTCATATATTTCTTCTGCCTTTCATTAGACTGTAATGGACAGCTCCACGCCCTATGGAGAAACCTACTGTAAACCCATTTGTGCCTGGTCCTTCACGTGAGCTCCTGCCAAGCTGATAGGAAGCTTCCCGGTGACTCCATCTTAGTTGGATTGCCTGCAGAACCTAACACTGTACTTAGGGTGCAGCTTGGGCAGCCTCTAAAGCGGCTGAGCAGGGTCTGGGGAGACAGGGAGTATACTGAAGAAGGGTACTATGTCCCTAAGGAAAGTGAAAGCTTAAATATACctaaggcacacacacacatataaatgtatgtatatatgaaaaagaaagaaaagcaagagcaTATGCATTATTTATGATCTAACGCCAAACTACTGCTGCCAAGACAAAAATATAGAGGCAATTCCCTtccaccctttccctctgcctctggtGGCTTCTGCtaccccacttcccctcccctccccaatgcAGGCTGCCTTGGATACTCATTTTGACCTGATTTCAATTCCATCTGGTCAAATGttctgggaggagggaaagggagaaggagaaataCATTAGGATTTGCAACTGGGGCTAGACCTTGGCTCTTGAGTCCCAGCCACCATCCCTGAAACCTAGATGATCCTGTGGTGAGAGAGACCTGGGAAACATCAGCTCAAACCCTGAGACAGAAGCCAGAGCTGCCTGCAAACATTTCTAAGCATCTACAATTTGCCAGACTCCATCCATTTGCAGCTCACGTTGAGGGGCTCTGGAAGGCTCTGCAGTGAGCTCCAGGAGAGCTATTTATTCCTGTCAACTGTCAATGTGTGGGGCTATTCCTCCTTGCTTTAGCCCTAATCTCCCCGGGGAGTCCCTcttgcctttttctctctccctcctgttcCTCCCCTAAGCTCTTTTCCTTCTTGACCTTGAGAGCCCATTACTGGCAGTCTGGCAAAAGCAGTGAGAAGCAGGTTCTCTTCAGCTGGGGCGGGGAAATGAAGAGGTAAAGTGACAGG of Hippopotamus amphibius kiboko isolate mHipAmp2 chromosome X, mHipAmp2.hap2, whole genome shotgun sequence contains these proteins:
- the TMEM35A gene encoding novel acetylcholine receptor chaperone gives rise to the protein MASPRTVTVVALSVALGLFFVFMGTIKLTPRLSKDAYSEMKRAYKSYVRALPLLKKMGINSILLRKSIGALEVACGIVMTLVPGRPKDVANFFLLLLVLAVLFFHQLVGDPLKRYAHALVFGILLTCRLLIARKPEDRSSEKKSSLPGNAGSASNAGNTEEPPSLYEKAPQGKMKLS